CTGAGAGATTCCGGGGAGGACTTGCTCCTTCGGCGCCGGCTGTGCCGCCAGACGGGGCACTCCGGGCTCTCCCGCGCGGGTTCGAGCGGCCGGTATGGAGTTGTGGGGCCGACTGGGCACGACGCCGTCGGACGCGCACATCATGGCACGTCCGAGCCGACGACGGGAGGGGGACCCTTGTCACCCGCCGCCCCTACCGAACGGTCACCCGACACACAGGCGAACACGAGCCCTAGACTGCTCCGCGTCGGCGCAGCAGAGGGCGGCCGACCGGCAGAGGGCGGTTCAGGGGCGCATGGGGTACCCGGTGGAGCAGCAGCAGGGGTCGGGCGGCCCGGAGTCGGCGCCGCCGGGCGGCGCGTGGCCGGCCAACGAGCTGGAGCAGGTGCTCACCGCCGCGTTCGGCGACCCGGGCGCGACCCCGCGGGTCATCGAGGTGCTGGCCCGCAGCCGGGTGTGGGTCCCGCTGCCGGCCGGAGGCGACCCGCAGGGGCAGTCGCTGGACCTGCCGACCATCGAGCTGGCCGGTGACCCGTACGTGCCGGTGTTCTCCTCGCAGGAGGTGTTCCTCCAGCAGGCGCCGGGGATGGCGTTCGCGATCGCGCCGGTCTGGGAGTTCGCCCGGGGGCTGCCGCTCGGCGTCGGCATCGCCGTCAACCCCGAGGCGGCGGTGGGCATCCCGGTGCCGCCGCGGGGCGTGGCCGAGCTGCGCCGCGGGCCGCGCGACGATCGCTGGGACCAGACCGAGGACTCGGCCGGCCCGACCGGCGGCCGGGTGGCGCTGCGCGAGCCGGTGCCGGGCGAGGACCCGGAGCACTTCCTGGCCGCCTGCAGGGCCGAACTGTCGGCCCTGCCCGGGGTGCTGACCGCGCGCCGGGCGCTCGCCAGCATCGAGGGCGAACCGACCGTGATGTTCGTGGGCGTCCAGCTCGATCCGGCCGCCCCGGCCGACCCGGCCGCGGTGAACGAGGCGCTCGGCCGCGCGCTGGGAACCGCGCCGCTGCCCGGTGGCGTCCACCTCGTGCTGCTCGACCTCGCCGACGATCCGGTGGTCGAGTGGCTGCTCACCCGGGTACTGCCTTTCTACGCGCGGGTGTGAGCCGGATTCGTTCGTAGGCACGTCGCCGTGGCGGTGGCCGGTGCCGCGCCATAGGGTGCGTGCAGACGGCCGAGGGTCGGCGGCAGGGTGAGGAAAGAGGCGCAGCGAGGTGGGCGCATGAGTGCGGGAGCGGTAGCCGGCGGTGCATCGGGGCCATGGGGCCAGGCACCGGCCGGGCGCCCCGGCGCGGATCCGGGAGCGCTGGAGCGCGCGCTGCGCGAGGTCGCGCCGGAGCGCTACGAGGCGTACGAGCGACTGCTGCACGCGCTGGCCGACGGCCAGGTCTGGATGCTGCTGTGGCACGGCACGCCGGGCAGCCCGGACGCCCAGTACGGGAACATGGAGATCAGCGGCCACGGCTACGCGCCGGCCGTCACCTCGCCCGAGCAACTGGCCGCCTCCGGCTGGGCGCGGGCCCACGAGGTGATCTCCGGGCGGGAGATCGCCGCCTCGCTGTACCGGACCCGCTGGGGCCTGTGGCTGAACCCGCACGCCCCCGGCGGCGGTGTCGGCGTGCCCTGGGCGGACCTGCGGCGGATCGCGGCGGGTCTGGACCGGCTGCCGGCCGGTCCGCTGAAGCTGAGCGAACCGCAGGTGCAGGCCCCGCAGTTCTTCGCGCTGCTGGAGCGCCAGGCCAGCGAGGTGCGCGCGGTCCGGGCGCTGCGCCGGGCCTGGGTGCAGCCGTCCGTGGGCGAACCGTACCTGGCGATCGGCCTGGACCTGTACGAGAGTTCGCCGCCAGCCGTGGAGGCGGTCCGGGCGCTGATGCAGCGGGCGATCGCGGTGGCCCCGGAGGGGCTCGCGGTGTCCACGGTGGCGATGGCGGACGAGTACGACCCGGTGGCGCTGTGGATGCGGGCCAGGACGCGGCCGTTCTACGACCGGGAGGCGGCCGGTCTCGGCCGGCCGACGGGCGCCTACCCGCCGGTGCCCCCGCCGGGCCACTATGCCCCGCAGTCGGGGTACTACGGCACCCAGCCGCCCGCACAGGGCTGGCACGGGCAGTCCCAGGCGTCCCAGCAGCCGTGGCCCGGATACCCCGGGCGCTGAGCCCCGAAACCCTTTTCCGAAGCCGACTTGATCACGCATCAGGTCGGCTTCGGTGCTTCCCGGACATCCTCGGCCGGTCCGAAAGGGATCTTGACATGGTCCTCGCGGCCATGTGAAGAGGGCCGTGCGGAAGATCGGGAAGTGCATTGCGCACAGATCACAGTTGGGCATCTGTCGGTTGTCAGGGCTGGCGCAAGCCAGTTCAGATGGCAGAGAGTTCTGCGCAACGCACCGCGCGTACTGGAACCCCACGAAGGTGAACGCGCACGCCGACCCGCTTTGTCCACGCGACGCTCCCGCGTGGTGGCAGTACCTGTGCACGACGTACTGCCGCGATCACCCGCTCCTAAGCACCTCCGCACGTCCGCAGCCGTTACCGCCGAACCGGCGACCGGCGCCCGTGGGCCGGCCACCGTCGGCGAGGGGACCCAACTGACCATGACCGCACCCATAGCAACCGCCGGGAACGAGCCGGAGGCCCCCGCCTCCGTGACCCCGGCCAAGAAGATCGAGGGCCGCTCCCTCGGCCAGATCGCCTGGACCCGCTTCAAGCGGGACAAGGCCGCCGTCGCCGGCGGCGTCGTGGTGATCCTGCTGATCCTGCTCGCCGTGCTGGCCAAGCCGATCGAGGGCCTCTTCGGGCTCGACCCCAACGCCCTCCACCAGGATCCGGACATCCTGGACGCCGACCTCGGCGGCCTGCCGATCGGGGACTGGGGCGGCATGAGCGCGGACCACCCGCTCGGCGTCGACCCCCTGCAGGGCCGCGACCTGCTCTCCCGCGTCATCGAGGGCTCCTGGGTCTCCCTGCTGGTCGCCTTCGGCGCGACCGTGCTGTCCAACACCATCGGCACCGTGCTCGGCGTGATGGCCGGCTACTACGGCGGCTGGGTGGACACGGTGATCAGCCGGATCATGGACGTCTTCCTGGCGTTCCCGCTGCTGCTCTTCGCCATCGCGATCTCGACCTCGCTCCAGGGCGGCGCGTTCGGCCTGCACGGCCTCCCGCTGCACATCATGGTGCTGATCTTCGTGATCGGCTTCTTCAACTGGCCCTACATGGGCCGGATCGTGCGCGGACAGACGCTCTCGCTGCGCGAGCGGGAGTTCGTCCACGCGGCCCGCAGCCTCGGCGCCCGCGGCCCGTTCATCCTGTTCAAGGAACTGCTGCCGAACCTGGTCGGTCCGATCCTGGTCTACTCGACCCTGCTGATCCCGACCAACATCCTCTTCGAGGCCGGCCTCAGCTTCCTCGGCGTCGGCATCCAGCCCCCGCAGGCCTCCTGGGGCGGCATGCTCCAGGACGCGATCAAGTACTACCAGGTGGACCCCCAGTACATGGTGGTCCCCGGTGTGGCGATCTTCCTCACCGTGCTCGCCTTCAACCTGCTCGGCGACGGGCTCCGTGACGCCCTCGATCCCAAGAGCAACTGACCCTGCGTCAGGATCCTCCACCCTCTCCACTTCCTCAAGGGGTTGATCTCACCCATGCGTAGGTCCCGTACCGTCGCCCTGACCGCGGCGGCAGCCGCCGCGGTCCTGGTCGTCACCGGCTGCTCCAGTTCGTCGAAGAGCGGCGACTCCTCGTCCTCCGGCGCCGGCGCCAACGCCGCCACCAAGAACATCGTCAACGCCTCGGACAAGAAGGGCGGGACGGTCACCTACGAGATGAAGGGCACGCCGGACTCGCTCGACCCGGGCAACACGTACTACGCGTACATCTACAACTTCTCGCGCCTGTACGCCCGTCCGCTGACCACCTTCAACCCGGCCGCGGGCGAGGACGGCAACAAGCTCGTCCCGGACCTCGCCGAGTCCATGGGCCAGCCCAGTGCGGACGGCCTGACCTGGACGTACAAGCTCCGCGCGGGCCTGAAGTACGACGACGGCAGCCCGATCACCTCCAAGGACGTCAAGTACGCCGTCGAGCGCTCCAACTTCGCGCCGGACGTGAACTCCAACGGCCCGACGTACTTCCACGACCTGCTGGTCGACAACCCGACGCCGTACGAGGGCCCGTACAAGGACAAGGCCGGCGACCTCAAGTCGATCGAGACGCCGGACGACACCACCGTCGTCTTCCACCTGAAGCACCCCTTCGCCGACTTCGACTACCTGGTCAGCGCCCCGCAGACCGCGCCGGTCCCGCAGGCCAAGGACACCGGTGCCGACTACGTCAAGCACGTCGTGTCCTCGGGCACCTACAAGTTCGAGTCCTACGAGGACGGCAAGCAGGCCGTCCTGGTGCCGAACACCAACTGGGACAAGAGCACCGACCCGATCCGGAAGCAGCTGCCGGAGAAGATCGTGCTCAAGATGAACATCGACCAGGCCACCATCGACAAGGACCTGATGGCCGGCAACGCCCAGGTCGACCTGGTGGGCGGCGGCGTCGACCCGCAGACCCAGGCGCAGATCCTGCGCGACGAGAAGCTCAAGGCCAAGACCGACAACGCCTACGGCGGCCGCCTGGTCTACATGGCGATCAACACCAAGGTCGCGCCGTTCGACAACGTCGAGTGCCGCAAGGCCGTCCAGTTCGCGATCGACAAGGTCTCGGTGCAGACCGCCGAGGGCGGCCCGATCCGCGGCCAGATCGCCAACACCGTCCTTCCCCCGGACATCCCGGGCCACCAGGACTTCAACCAGTACGAGACCAAGGACAACAAGGGCGACGAGGGCAAGGCCAAGGACGCCCTGAAGGCCTGCGGCAAGCCGGACGGCTTCAGCACCGTGATCTCGGCCCGCACCGAGCGCTCCACCGAGGTCGCCGCGGCCACCTCGATCCAGGCCGCGCTGAAGAAGGTCGGCATCAACGTCGAGATCCAGCAGTACCCGCAGGGCAAGTACCTGACCGACAGCGCCGGCGCGCCGCAGTTCACCCAGGACCACAACATCGGTCTGATGATGATGCAGTGGGGCGCCGACTGGCCGACCGGCTACGGCTTCCTGCAGCAGATCGTCGACGGCCGCGCGATCAAGGCCTCCGGCAACAGCAACCTCGCCCAGCTGAACGACCCCGCGGTCAACAAGCTGCTCGACGACGCCGCAGTCAACCCCGACAAGGCGGCCCGCGAGAAGATCTACGGCGACATCGACAAGAAGGTCATGGAGCAGGCGGCCTACGTCCCGCTGACCTACTTCAAGGTCTTCCTGTACCGCCCGGACAGCGCCACCAACCTCGGTTCCACGCCGGCCTTCTCGGGTGAGTACGACTACCTGAACATCGGCACCACCAAGTAAGAGCCTGGCTCCGCATCCCTGAAGGCAGGTGAAGGCAGCGGCGCCCGCCGCCGTCCGGAAGATCCCGGACGGCGGCGGGCCGCCGGAGCCGCCCAACTGTGTTTGCCTACATCATCCGCAGGATCTTCGCGGCCGTGGTACTGCTGCTGGTCGTCAGCGCGGTCACCTTCGCGATCTTCTTCCTGCTCCCGCGCATCGCCGGCGAGACCACCGACCAGCTGGCCGCGCAGTACATCGGGAAGAACCCCTCGCCCGAGGCGATCGCGGCGGTCAAGCAGAACCTCGGTCTCGACCAGCCGCTGTACACGCAGTACTGGAACTTCCTGAAGGCGCTGGTCGGCGGCGCCGAGTACAAGTTCGGGCCGGAACCGGCCACCTGCCACGTGCCCTGCTTCGGCTACTCCTTCAAGAACCACCTTGAGGTCTGGCCCGAGCTGACCAGCCGGATCCCGGTGACCGTCTCGCTCGCCGCCGGCGCGGCCGTGCTCTGGCTGCTCTCCGGCGTCGCCACCGGCGTTGTCTCGGCCCTCAAGCCGCGGTCGATCTTCGACCGCCTCTCCATGGGCGTCGCCCTCGCCGGCGTCTCGCTGCCGGTCTTCTTCACCGGCGCGCTGCTGCTCACGCTGTTCAGCTACGAGTGGCCGATCCTGGACAACCTGCACTACGTCAACTTCACCGACGACCCGCTGATGTGGGCCCGCAACCTGATCCTCCCCTGGATCTCGCTGGCCTTCCTCTACTCCGCGCTCTACGCCCGGCTCACCCGCGCCGGGATGCTGGAGACCATGAGCGAGGACTACATCCGCACCGCCCGGGCCAAGGGCCTGATCGAGCGCAAGGTCGTCGTCAAGCACGGGCTGCGCTCCGCGCTCACCCCCGTCGTCACCATCTTCGGCATGGACCTCGGTCTGCTGCTCGGCGGTGCGCTGATCACCGAGCAGGTGTTCTCGCTGCAGGGCGTCGGCTTCTTCGCGGTCTCCGCGATCAGCGACAACGACCTGCCCAAGATCCTCGGCGTCACCCTGCTCGCCGCCTTCTTCGTCGTCGTCTGCAACCTCGTGGTCGACCTCCTGTACGCCCTCGTCGACCCCCGGGTGAGGCTCTCGTGACCGAGCTCCAGAACACCACGGCGCCCGCCGCAACGACCCCGGCCGGCGACCCGTTCCTCTCCGTCCGCGACCTGCGGATCCACTTCGACACCGACGACGGCCTGGTCCGCTCGGTGGACGGGGTCAGCTTCGACCTGCACAAGGGCCGGACCCTCGGCATCGTCGGCGAGTCCGGCTCCGGGAAGTCCGTCACCTCGCTCGGCATCATGGGCCTGCACCGCTCCAAGCGGGCCCGGATCAGCGGCGAGATCCG
The nucleotide sequence above comes from Streptomyces kaniharaensis. Encoded proteins:
- a CDS encoding ABC transporter substrate-binding protein, whose amino-acid sequence is MRRSRTVALTAAAAAAVLVVTGCSSSSKSGDSSSSGAGANAATKNIVNASDKKGGTVTYEMKGTPDSLDPGNTYYAYIYNFSRLYARPLTTFNPAAGEDGNKLVPDLAESMGQPSADGLTWTYKLRAGLKYDDGSPITSKDVKYAVERSNFAPDVNSNGPTYFHDLLVDNPTPYEGPYKDKAGDLKSIETPDDTTVVFHLKHPFADFDYLVSAPQTAPVPQAKDTGADYVKHVVSSGTYKFESYEDGKQAVLVPNTNWDKSTDPIRKQLPEKIVLKMNIDQATIDKDLMAGNAQVDLVGGGVDPQTQAQILRDEKLKAKTDNAYGGRLVYMAINTKVAPFDNVECRKAVQFAIDKVSVQTAEGGPIRGQIANTVLPPDIPGHQDFNQYETKDNKGDEGKAKDALKACGKPDGFSTVISARTERSTEVAAATSIQAALKKVGINVEIQQYPQGKYLTDSAGAPQFTQDHNIGLMMMQWGADWPTGYGFLQQIVDGRAIKASGNSNLAQLNDPAVNKLLDDAAVNPDKAAREKIYGDIDKKVMEQAAYVPLTYFKVFLYRPDSATNLGSTPAFSGEYDYLNIGTTK
- a CDS encoding enhanced serine sensitivity protein SseB C-terminal domain-containing protein; protein product: MEQQQGSGGPESAPPGGAWPANELEQVLTAAFGDPGATPRVIEVLARSRVWVPLPAGGDPQGQSLDLPTIELAGDPYVPVFSSQEVFLQQAPGMAFAIAPVWEFARGLPLGVGIAVNPEAAVGIPVPPRGVAELRRGPRDDRWDQTEDSAGPTGGRVALREPVPGEDPEHFLAACRAELSALPGVLTARRALASIEGEPTVMFVGVQLDPAAPADPAAVNEALGRALGTAPLPGGVHLVLLDLADDPVVEWLLTRVLPFYARV
- a CDS encoding ABC transporter permease, which produces MFAYIIRRIFAAVVLLLVVSAVTFAIFFLLPRIAGETTDQLAAQYIGKNPSPEAIAAVKQNLGLDQPLYTQYWNFLKALVGGAEYKFGPEPATCHVPCFGYSFKNHLEVWPELTSRIPVTVSLAAGAAVLWLLSGVATGVVSALKPRSIFDRLSMGVALAGVSLPVFFTGALLLTLFSYEWPILDNLHYVNFTDDPLMWARNLILPWISLAFLYSALYARLTRAGMLETMSEDYIRTARAKGLIERKVVVKHGLRSALTPVVTIFGMDLGLLLGGALITEQVFSLQGVGFFAVSAISDNDLPKILGVTLLAAFFVVVCNLVVDLLYALVDPRVRLS
- a CDS encoding ABC transporter permease, with amino-acid sequence MTAPIATAGNEPEAPASVTPAKKIEGRSLGQIAWTRFKRDKAAVAGGVVVILLILLAVLAKPIEGLFGLDPNALHQDPDILDADLGGLPIGDWGGMSADHPLGVDPLQGRDLLSRVIEGSWVSLLVAFGATVLSNTIGTVLGVMAGYYGGWVDTVISRIMDVFLAFPLLLFAIAISTSLQGGAFGLHGLPLHIMVLIFVIGFFNWPYMGRIVRGQTLSLREREFVHAARSLGARGPFILFKELLPNLVGPILVYSTLLIPTNILFEAGLSFLGVGIQPPQASWGGMLQDAIKYYQVDPQYMVVPGVAIFLTVLAFNLLGDGLRDALDPKSN
- a CDS encoding enhanced serine sensitivity protein SseB C-terminal domain-containing protein; translation: MSAGAVAGGASGPWGQAPAGRPGADPGALERALREVAPERYEAYERLLHALADGQVWMLLWHGTPGSPDAQYGNMEISGHGYAPAVTSPEQLAASGWARAHEVISGREIAASLYRTRWGLWLNPHAPGGGVGVPWADLRRIAAGLDRLPAGPLKLSEPQVQAPQFFALLERQASEVRAVRALRRAWVQPSVGEPYLAIGLDLYESSPPAVEAVRALMQRAIAVAPEGLAVSTVAMADEYDPVALWMRARTRPFYDREAAGLGRPTGAYPPVPPPGHYAPQSGYYGTQPPAQGWHGQSQASQQPWPGYPGR